ACTTCAACCCCGCGAGCGGTGAGCGTGCACAGGCGTCCACCGCCTGACGGAGCGTGACGATCCCCTTGTCGGCGAGCAACGGCACAAGCTTCAGGAACACCTCACCCGTCATCAGCGCATCACCCAGCGCCGTGTGACGCCCCACGACCGGTATCCCCAATCTCTTCGCCAGTCCCTCCAGCGTGTGGTCCTCGTGATGCGGATGCAGGACCGATGAAAGAAGCATCGTATCCAGCACCGGGCCGGCGAACGTGATCCCCGTGAGTTCCCGTTTGATCTCGAACAGGCGCATATCGAATGCCGCGTTATGTGCCACGAGCACCGTACCGTTGGCGAACGCGGCGAACCGGGGAAGCACTACATCGATCGTTGGGCCTCCGGCGAGCATATCATCATCGATCCCATGCACGCGCACGGATTCTTCGGGGACCGATCGACGCGGGTCCACAAGCTGGTCGAACCGCTCCTCATGGTGAAGGCGTCCGTTCACGATGCGCACGGCCCCGATCGCGATGATCTCGTCGCCCGCCGACGGCTGCAGCCCGGTGGCTTCGGTATCGAAAGCGGTGCATGAGAGCCGGGTGAGCGGCGTGTCGGGATCGTTCTGCCCTGATGGTCCGGATGCGGCGGCGTGATGGTCGTGCGCGGCAGGTGCCCCATGGCCTTGTGTCGCGTCCCGAGCTTGCTCCCGGAGCGATTGCGCACGGTCGAGCACCTGGTTCACCGCGGCGGCAAGGCGCTCGATGTCGCCCCCACCCTGCACGGTGAGACGGTGCGACGGGTTGACGAGGTCCATCACCTTGATGTCATCCACCAGCTTCCTGAGTGGCTCGATGTAGTGCCCGAAGACCCAGTTCACCGCGATGACCACGGCGATCGGAAAGAGGAATGCCGCGGAGATGATCAGCGCCGGATGCTCCGTCACCACCGTGCGGAAGACCGTTCGCTCTTCCGGGGTCAGTTGCACCCAGACGGCGACGGCCGTACCTGCAAGGAGGACGGCGATGATGCCGAGCGCGATGAAGCGCGGGAGCTGACGCCGGGTGTTCGCGTTCACGTGGTTCGCTCAGGACCTGATGCGCCCGGGGGTATGGTGAAGGTCGTTGACGTGTCTATTTCTTCGATGATTTCTTCGCGGCCGTCACCTGCGTCTGGGGCCTTACGGGCTTCCTGGTCACCTGTGCTGAGGGCTTCCGCTTGGCTTTCAATTTTGCCCTGGGTGTCGGTTTGGCCTTAGCCTTAGCTCCAGCTTTGGTCTTGGCTTTGGCTTGGACTTGTGTCTTGGTTTCGGCTTTGATTTTAGCCTGGGGTTTGGGCCGTGTTTTGGCCTTAGGGTTTGGCTTGGGGTTGGCGATGGTAGGGCATCGACCTTCGCTCCCCAGTGTGGCACTCTTCGCGTCTTTGGTTTCGCCTCTCTTCACGCTCTTCTTGATCGGTGGCGCACCGA
This genomic interval from Ignavibacteriota bacterium contains the following:
- a CDS encoding 3'-5' exonuclease; this encodes MDLVNPSHRLTVQGGGDIERLAAAVNQVLDRAQSLREQARDATQGHGAPAAHDHHAAASGPSGQNDPDTPLTRLSCTAFDTEATGLQPSAGDEIIAIGAVRIVNGRLHHEERFDQLVDPRRSVPEESVRVHGIDDDMLAGGPTIDVVLPRFAAFANGTVLVAHNAAFDMRLFEIKRELTGITFAGPVLDTMLLSSVLHPHHEDHTLEGLAKRLGIPVVGRHTALGDALMTGEVFLKLVPLLADKGIVTLRQAVDACARSPLAGLKY